A window from Pseudomonas campi encodes these proteins:
- a CDS encoding ferrous iron transporter B yields MVTGATSLSLVRDELFTTMEETEQSLEHFIAERHNGSLLQQAVENLQQVRGTLNLIELAGAELLAQEVLQQATDIPAGAGEERDVQLSALSNALYVLRRYLENVDAHRQEMPELLLPAINELRQAGAQPPLPESFFFSVRLDQQRAARMVPGDVSAEDTRRLRHMYQVGLLGFIREDNPQAGLKLMLRALARLDSLFGDDSRGRLCWVGAAAVEAQLDGQLLPRKSRKQLFSRLDRELKQALGNSAYEAPRSLLKELLYLVALADSKGEQASAVREVFGLNALPFTDHLLDEEYQRLSGPGQGVMRSLSSAIREELASVKDLLDLIERGTAQPDSFGNLHALLGKLAKTLGMVGLSSAANALQVQLPVVAGWGEASPAQMQDLHKLAEAVLYVESMVASLERGERRDQRPAQIQPGDEGEAFAAHQLTEARIVVVDEAQGGLALAKRAITSYLESDGDRMHLANVPISLQAVRGGLWFLGQERAAKLIGLCADYIQTRMIETQQMPSEQMLETLADALSSLEYYLEGGAVLRPETSPSVLDLAEESVRALGLPVAA; encoded by the coding sequence ATGGTCACTGGAGCGACATCCCTGAGTCTGGTGCGTGACGAATTGTTCACCACCATGGAAGAGACCGAGCAGAGTCTCGAACACTTCATTGCCGAACGGCACAACGGCAGCCTGTTGCAGCAGGCCGTGGAAAACCTGCAGCAGGTCCGCGGCACGCTCAACCTGATCGAGCTGGCCGGGGCCGAGTTGCTGGCCCAGGAAGTCCTGCAACAGGCCACCGATATCCCCGCCGGCGCTGGCGAAGAGCGCGACGTGCAGCTCTCGGCGCTGAGCAATGCGCTGTACGTGCTGCGCCGTTATCTGGAAAACGTCGACGCCCATCGCCAGGAAATGCCCGAGCTGCTGCTGCCGGCGATCAACGAGCTGCGGCAGGCCGGTGCCCAGCCGCCGCTGCCGGAAAGTTTCTTCTTCAGCGTGCGGCTCGATCAGCAGCGCGCTGCGCGCATGGTTCCCGGCGACGTATCGGCCGAGGATACCCGGCGCTTGCGTCACATGTATCAGGTCGGCCTGCTCGGTTTTATCCGCGAGGACAACCCCCAGGCCGGCCTCAAGTTGATGCTGCGTGCCCTGGCGCGCCTCGACAGTCTGTTCGGTGATGACTCGCGCGGGCGCTTGTGCTGGGTCGGTGCTGCCGCCGTGGAAGCGCAGCTGGATGGTCAGCTGTTGCCACGCAAGTCACGCAAGCAGTTGTTCTCCCGCCTCGATCGCGAACTCAAGCAGGCCCTGGGCAACAGCGCCTACGAGGCGCCGCGCAGCCTGCTCAAGGAGCTGCTGTACCTGGTGGCTCTGGCCGACAGCAAGGGCGAGCAGGCCAGCGCGGTGCGCGAAGTGTTCGGCCTCAATGCGCTGCCGTTCACCGACCATCTGCTCGATGAGGAATACCAGCGCCTGTCCGGGCCGGGGCAGGGCGTGATGCGTTCGCTGTCCTCGGCGATTCGCGAGGAGCTGGCCAGCGTCAAGGATCTGCTCGACCTGATTGAGCGCGGCACAGCCCAGCCGGACAGCTTCGGCAACCTGCATGCGTTGCTGGGCAAGCTGGCCAAGACCCTCGGCATGGTTGGCCTGAGCTCGGCGGCCAATGCCCTGCAGGTGCAGCTGCCGGTGGTAGCGGGCTGGGGCGAAGCCAGCCCGGCGCAAATGCAGGACCTGCACAAGCTGGCCGAAGCCGTGCTCTATGTGGAAAGCATGGTCGCCAGCCTCGAGCGTGGCGAGCGCCGTGATCAGCGTCCTGCGCAGATTCAGCCGGGCGATGAAGGCGAGGCCTTTGCCGCCCATCAGCTGACTGAGGCGCGCATCGTGGTGGTCGACGAGGCTCAGGGCGGTCTGGCGCTGGCCAAGCGGGCGATCACCTCCTACCTGGAATCCGACGGTGACCGCATGCATCTGGCTAACGTGCCGATCAGCCTGCAGGCGGTGCGCGGTGGCTTGTGGTTCCTCGGTCAGGAGCGTGCGGCCAAGTTGATCGGCCTGTGCGCCGACTATATCCAGACACGCATGATCGAAACCCAGCAGATGCCGTCCGAGCAGATGCTGGAAACCCTGGCCGATGCCCTCAGCAGCCTGGAGTACTACCTGGAAGGTGGCGCCGTGCTGCGTCCGGAAACCAGCCCGAGTGTGCTCGACCTCGCCGAGGAAAGCGTGCGCGCCCTGGGCCTGCCGGTAGCCGCCTGA
- the nudC gene encoding NAD(+) diphosphatase has protein sequence MPAGWQTTPPLDNSQAGGWALVHGAQGFLADSNGVLFPREWLKRQDLPLRGEQGLGYFNGEAVWLLQLEQPAELPGCSWQSMRQFMLQADYPTFRMLAFAEQVATWQSQHRFCGRCGTPTQQVPGERCMRCPSCGLDGYARISPSMIVLVTRGDEILLARSPRFVPGVYSTLAGFVEPGESAEECVLREVHEEVGIEVGNLQYLGSQGWPFPHSLMLGFHAEYVGGEIVPQADEIEDARWFHIEQLPPLPMTRSIARYLIDLYVARRLGQPEPQLAR, from the coding sequence ATGCCAGCGGGTTGGCAGACCACGCCGCCGCTGGATAACAGCCAGGCCGGTGGCTGGGCGCTGGTGCATGGCGCCCAGGGTTTCCTGGCCGACAGCAATGGCGTGTTGTTTCCCCGTGAATGGCTCAAGCGCCAGGATCTGCCGCTGCGTGGCGAGCAGGGCTTGGGTTATTTCAATGGCGAGGCCGTCTGGTTGCTGCAGCTGGAGCAGCCCGCTGAGTTGCCAGGTTGTTCCTGGCAGAGCATGCGTCAGTTCATGCTGCAGGCCGATTACCCGACGTTTCGCATGCTGGCGTTCGCCGAGCAGGTAGCGACCTGGCAGAGCCAGCATCGCTTCTGCGGGCGCTGCGGTACGCCGACCCAGCAGGTGCCGGGCGAACGCTGCATGCGTTGTCCGTCCTGCGGCCTGGATGGCTATGCGCGTATTTCGCCGAGCATGATCGTGCTGGTGACCCGTGGCGACGAGATTCTCCTGGCTCGTTCGCCGCGCTTCGTGCCTGGCGTGTACAGCACCCTGGCCGGTTTCGTCGAGCCGGGTGAGTCGGCGGAGGAGTGTGTGCTGCGCGAAGTGCATGAGGAGGTCGGCATCGAGGTCGGCAACCTGCAGTATCTCGGCAGCCAGGGCTGGCCTTTCCCGCATTCGCTGATGCTCGGTTTCCATGCCGAATACGTTGGCGGTGAGATCGTTCCGCAGGCCGACGAGATCGAGGATGCGCGCTGGTTTCATATCGAGCAGCTGCCACCGTTGCCGATGACGCGCTCGATTGCCCGTTACCTGATCGACCTCTATGTGGCTCGCCGTCTGGGCCAGCCCGAGCCGCAGCTGGCACGCTAG
- a CDS encoding crotonase/enoyl-CoA hydratase family protein gives MPDYKAFRVELNDKIAHVQINRPEKVNAMNADFWAEIVDIFRWIDDTDEARVVVLSGAGKHFSSGIDLMLLAQAGSALGKDVGRNAEALRRKILQLQASFNAVDNCRKPVLAAIQGYCLGGAIDLIAACDMRYSTVDAQFSIKEIDMGMAADVGTLQRLPRIIGDGMMRELAYTGRTIDGDEAQRIGLVNRTYASQEELLAGVLALAGEIAAKSPIAIRGTKHMIRYMRDHRVDDGLEYVANWNAAMLQSADLRVAMAAHMSKQKAEFAD, from the coding sequence GTGCCGGACTACAAAGCCTTCCGTGTCGAGTTGAACGACAAGATTGCCCACGTACAGATCAACCGCCCGGAAAAGGTCAACGCGATGAACGCGGACTTCTGGGCGGAGATCGTCGATATCTTCCGCTGGATCGACGACACCGATGAAGCGCGCGTGGTGGTGCTTTCCGGCGCCGGCAAACACTTCTCCTCGGGTATCGACCTGATGCTGCTCGCCCAGGCCGGCAGCGCGCTGGGCAAGGATGTCGGCCGTAATGCCGAAGCCCTGCGGCGTAAAATTCTTCAGCTGCAAGCCTCCTTCAATGCCGTCGACAACTGCCGCAAACCGGTGCTGGCGGCTATCCAGGGCTATTGCCTGGGCGGCGCCATCGACCTGATCGCCGCCTGCGACATGCGTTACAGCACTGTCGATGCACAGTTCTCGATCAAGGAGATCGACATGGGCATGGCGGCCGACGTCGGCACCCTGCAGCGTCTGCCGCGCATCATCGGCGACGGCATGATGCGTGAACTGGCCTACACCGGCCGCACCATCGATGGCGACGAAGCCCAGCGTATCGGTCTGGTCAATCGTACCTACGCCAGCCAGGAAGAACTGCTGGCCGGCGTGCTGGCACTGGCCGGCGAGATTGCGGCGAAGTCGCCAATTGCCATCCGTGGCACCAAACACATGATTCGCTACATGCGCGATCACCGCGTCGATGACGGCCTGGAGTACGTGGCCAACTGGAATGCCGCGATGCTGCAATCTGCTGACCTGCGCGTGGCCATGGCCGCGCACATGAGCAAGCAGAAAGCCGAATTTGCCGACTGA
- a CDS encoding Orn/Lys/Arg decarboxylase N-terminal domain-containing protein, with translation MYKDLKFPVLIVHRDIKADTVAGERVRAIAEELSQDGFTILSTASSAEGRIVASTHHGLACILVAAEGAGENQRLLQDMVELIRIARVRAPQLPIFALGEQVTIENAPAEAMADLNHLRGILYLYEDTVSFLARQVARAAHNYLDGLLPPFFKALVQHTEQSNYSWHTPGHGGGVAYRKSPVGQAFHQFFGENTLRSDLSVSVPELGSLLDHTGPLAEAEARAARNFGADHTFFVINGTSTANKIVWHSMVGRDDLVLVDRNCHKSILHSIIMTGAIPLYLCPERNELGIIGPIPLSEFSKESIQAKIDASPLAKGRAPKVKLAVVTNSTYDGLCYNAELIKRTLADSVEVLHFDEAWYAYAAFHEFYAGRYGMGTECGEKTPLVFTTHSTHKLLAAFSQASMIHVQDGGARQLDRERFNEAFMMHISTSPQYGIIASLDVASAMMEGPAGRSLIQETFDEALSFRRALANLRQNLKADDWWFSIWQPPQAEGVQTGDWLLQPNAAWHGFGEIAEDYVLLDPIKVTLVMPGLSAEGALAESGIPAAVVSKFLWERGLVVEKTGLYSFLVLFSMGITKGKWSTLLTELLEFKRHYDANVALIDALPSIAREDAARYAGMGLRDLCDQLHACYRENATAKALKRMYTVLPQVAIKPADAYNQLVRGEVEAVPIEQLEGRIAAVMLVPYPPGIPLIMPGERFTAETRSIIDYLQFARTFDRQFPGFDADVHGLQKQEDGQYAVDCLKT, from the coding sequence GCGCATCGTTGCCTCCACCCACCATGGCCTGGCCTGCATCCTGGTCGCCGCCGAAGGGGCGGGGGAGAATCAGCGCCTGCTGCAGGACATGGTCGAGCTGATCCGCATCGCCCGCGTACGGGCGCCGCAGCTGCCGATCTTCGCCCTCGGCGAGCAGGTGACCATCGAGAACGCGCCGGCCGAGGCCATGGCCGATCTCAACCACCTGCGCGGCATCCTCTACCTGTACGAAGACACCGTGTCCTTCCTCGCCCGCCAGGTGGCGCGCGCCGCGCACAACTACCTCGACGGCCTGCTGCCGCCTTTCTTCAAGGCCCTGGTGCAGCACACCGAGCAGTCCAACTATTCCTGGCACACGCCCGGCCACGGCGGTGGCGTGGCCTACCGCAAGAGCCCGGTAGGGCAGGCCTTCCATCAGTTCTTCGGCGAGAACACCCTACGCTCCGACCTCTCGGTGTCGGTGCCCGAGCTGGGCTCGCTGCTCGACCATACCGGCCCCTTGGCCGAGGCCGAGGCCCGCGCCGCGCGCAACTTCGGCGCCGACCACACCTTCTTCGTGATCAACGGCACCTCGACGGCGAACAAGATCGTCTGGCACTCGATGGTCGGCCGCGACGACCTGGTGCTGGTCGATCGCAACTGCCACAAGTCGATCCTCCACTCGATCATCATGACCGGCGCCATCCCGCTGTACCTGTGTCCGGAGCGCAACGAGCTGGGCATCATCGGGCCGATTCCGCTGAGCGAGTTCAGCAAGGAATCGATCCAGGCCAAGATCGACGCCAGCCCGCTGGCCAAGGGCCGTGCGCCCAAGGTCAAACTGGCGGTGGTGACCAACTCCACCTACGACGGCCTCTGTTACAACGCCGAGCTGATCAAGCGCACCCTGGCCGATAGCGTCGAGGTGCTGCATTTCGACGAGGCCTGGTACGCCTACGCGGCGTTCCACGAGTTCTATGCCGGGCGCTATGGCATGGGCACCGAGTGCGGCGAGAAGACCCCGCTGGTGTTCACCACCCACTCCACCCACAAGCTGCTGGCAGCCTTCAGCCAGGCTTCGATGATCCATGTGCAGGACGGCGGTGCGCGTCAGCTGGACCGTGAACGCTTCAACGAAGCCTTCATGATGCATATCTCCACCTCGCCGCAGTACGGCATCATCGCCTCGCTGGACGTGGCCTCGGCAATGATGGAAGGCCCAGCCGGGCGCTCGCTGATCCAGGAAACCTTCGACGAGGCGCTGAGCTTCCGTCGCGCCCTGGCCAACCTGCGGCAGAACCTCAAGGCCGATGACTGGTGGTTCAGCATCTGGCAGCCGCCGCAAGCCGAGGGCGTGCAGACCGGCGACTGGCTGCTGCAACCGAACGCCGCCTGGCACGGTTTCGGCGAGATCGCCGAGGACTATGTACTGCTCGACCCGATCAAGGTCACTCTGGTGATGCCGGGGCTGTCCGCCGAGGGCGCGCTGGCCGAGTCGGGCATTCCCGCGGCGGTGGTCAGCAAGTTCCTCTGGGAGCGCGGCCTGGTGGTGGAGAAGACCGGCCTGTATTCCTTCCTGGTGCTGTTCTCCATGGGCATCACCAAGGGCAAGTGGAGCACCCTGCTTACCGAACTGCTGGAGTTCAAGCGCCACTACGACGCCAACGTCGCGCTGATCGATGCCTTGCCCTCGATCGCCCGCGAGGATGCCGCGCGCTACGCCGGCATGGGCCTGCGCGATCTGTGCGACCAGCTGCATGCCTGCTACCGCGAAAACGCCACGGCCAAGGCGCTCAAGCGCATGTACACGGTGCTGCCGCAGGTAGCGATCAAGCCGGCCGACGCTTACAACCAGCTGGTGCGTGGCGAGGTCGAGGCGGTGCCGATCGAACAGCTGGAAGGGCGGATCGCCGCGGTGATGCTGGTGCCTTATCCGCCAGGCATTCCGCTGATCATGCCGGGTGAGCGCTTCACTGCCGAGACTCGTTCGATCATCGATTACCTGCAGTTCGCCCGCACCTTCGACCGCCAGTTCCCCGGCTTCGATGCCGATGTGCATGGCCTGCAGAAGCAGGAAGATGGGCAATACGCAGTGGATTGCCTCAAAACCTGA
- a CDS encoding TSUP family transporter → MPFAFELGVEPLTLAILALVAFTAGFIDAIAGGGGLLTIPALLTAGLPPHLVLGTNKLCATFGSATASYTFYRRKLFHPRQWRNALLATAVGATLGAILAHWLPAAWLNQMLPAVVFGCGLYLLFGKTPETHGPQDAPIAQQRQWPQGLGLGFYDGVAGPGTGAFWTVSTLLLYPLDLVRASGVARSMNFVSNAMALTVFIITGQVAWLLGICMGLALMAGAFFGARTAIRGGSKFIRPVFILVVLALTARLAWQHWFGQA, encoded by the coding sequence ATGCCTTTTGCTTTTGAGTTGGGTGTCGAACCGCTCACTCTGGCGATTCTCGCCCTGGTCGCCTTCACTGCCGGCTTTATCGACGCGATTGCCGGTGGTGGCGGCCTGCTGACCATCCCCGCCCTGCTCACTGCCGGCCTGCCGCCACATCTGGTGCTGGGCACCAACAAACTATGCGCCACCTTCGGCTCAGCCACGGCCAGCTACACCTTCTACCGGCGCAAGCTGTTCCATCCCCGGCAATGGCGCAATGCCCTGCTGGCCACGGCGGTGGGCGCAACCCTGGGCGCCATTCTGGCCCATTGGCTACCCGCCGCCTGGCTGAACCAGATGCTGCCGGCGGTAGTGTTCGGTTGCGGTCTGTACCTGCTGTTCGGCAAGACGCCGGAGACCCATGGCCCGCAGGATGCGCCCATTGCCCAGCAGCGCCAGTGGCCACAGGGGCTCGGCCTGGGCTTCTACGATGGCGTGGCCGGCCCCGGCACCGGAGCCTTCTGGACGGTCAGCACGCTGCTGCTCTACCCACTGGACCTGGTACGCGCCAGCGGCGTGGCACGCAGCATGAACTTCGTCAGCAATGCCATGGCCCTGACGGTGTTCATCATCACTGGCCAGGTGGCTTGGCTGCTGGGTATCTGCATGGGCCTGGCGCTGATGGCCGGAGCTTTCTTCGGCGCGCGCACGGCGATCCGCGGCGGTTCGAAATTCATCCGCCCGGTATTCATTCTGGTGGTGTTGGCGCTGACCGCGCGCCTAGCTTGGCAGCACTGGTTCGGCCAGGCGTAG